One window of Marmota flaviventris isolate mMarFla1 chromosome 5, mMarFla1.hap1, whole genome shotgun sequence genomic DNA carries:
- the Fgf1 gene encoding fibroblast growth factor 1: MAEGEITTFTALTEKFNLPPGNYKKPKLLYCSNGGHFLRILPDGTVDGTRDRSDQHIQLQLSAESVGEVYIKSTETGQYLAMDTDGLLYGSQTPNEECLFLERLEENHYNTYTSKKHAEKNWFVGLKKNGSCKRGPRTHYGQKAILFLPLPVSSD; encoded by the exons atggcTGAAGGGGAAATCACAACCTTCACAGCCCTGACGGAGAAGTTCAATCTGCCTCCAGGGAACTACAAGAAACCCAAACTGCTCTACTGTAGCAACGGAGGCCACTTCTTGAGGATCCTTCCTGATGGCACAGTGGATGGGACAAGAGACAGGAGCGACCAACACA TTCAGCTGCAGCTCAGTGCGGAAAGCGTGGGGGAGGTGTATATAAAGAGTACCGAGACCGGCCAGTACTTGGCCATGGACACCGACGGGCTTTTATATGGCTCA CAGACCCCAAATGAGGAATGCTTATTCCTGGAAAGGCTGGAGGAAAACCATTACAACACGTACACATCCAAGAAGCATGCAGAGAAGAATTGGTTTGTTGGCCTCAAGAAGAACGGAAGCTGCAAACGTGGTCCTCGGACTCACTATGGCCAGAAAGCGATCTTGTTTCTCCCACTGCCTGTCTCCTCTGATTAG